The following are from one region of the Stigmatopora argus isolate UIUO_Sarg chromosome 9, RoL_Sarg_1.0, whole genome shotgun sequence genome:
- the smyd5 gene encoding protein-lysine N-trimethyltransferase SMYD5, whose protein sequence is MATSTPEMFSLCVDPGKVAFGVEVRFIDNVKGKSLFAKRSIKKGEAIFIERPLVCAQFLWNALYKYKACEYCLRALETAEENARRLSGNPALNLPYPELCPVRPQLHTACPQCQVMYCSAECRQAAADQYHRALCLGPSQEDPDHPVNKLKDAWRSMHYPPETSSIMLMARMVATVKQAKDKAHWQKVFSHFCSRTANEEEELAHKLLGDKFRGQLVVLQNLFKEALYDDQLSRWFLPEGFRSLFALVGTNGQGIGTSSLSQWVHSCDAVELPAQQRSKLDSFIDQLYKEIERETGDFLNVEGSGLFVLQSSCNHSCVPNAEASFPDNNFLLHLSALNDIEPGQEICISYLDCCQRDRSRHSRHKILRENYMFICSCIKCESQADEPNLTSEEEEDDEEAEGETEGDDMEDEMTDV, encoded by the exons ATGGCGACCTCCACGCCTGAAATGTTTTCTCTCTGCGTGGATCCTGGCAAAGTTGCCTTCGGCGTGGAAGTGAGATTTATCGACAACGTCAAG gGGAAAAGTTTATTTGCCAAAAGAAGCATCAAAAAAGGAGAGGCGATTTTCATTGAGCGCCCACTTGTCTGTGCACAGTTCCTGTGGAATGCCTTGTATAAATACAAAG CATGCGAATACTGCTTACGAGCTCTCGAGACGGCGGAAGAAAACGCCCGGCGACTTTCGGGCAATCCGGCGCTCAACCTTCCTTATCCGGAACTCTGTCCCGTTCGACCGCAGCTCCACACCGCATGCCCTCAGTGCCAG GTCATGTACTGCAGTGCAGAGTGTCGCCAAGCTGCAGCCGACCAGTACCACCGAGCTCTGTGTCTCGGGCCGTCCCAGGAAGATCCAGATCACCCCGTCAATAAACTTAAAGACGCCTGGAG GAGCATGCACTATCCTCCAGAGACTTCAAGTATCATGCTGATGGCCAGAATGGTCGCCACTGTCAAACAA GCCAAAGATAAAGCACACTGGCAGAAGGTCTTCTCGCACTTTTGCAGCCGCACGGCCAATGAAGAAGAAGAACTGGCCCACAAGCTCCTCGGCGACAAGTTCAGG ggtcAGCTGGTGGTGCTACAGAATCTTTTCAAAGAGGCACTTTATGATGATCAACTGAGTCGG TGGTTCCTTCCCGAGGGCTTCCGGTCACTCTTCGCTCTGGTCGGAACTAACGGACAAGGAATCGGCACAAG CTCTCTCAGTCAGTGGGTTCACTCCTGTGACGCAGTGGAGCTTCCCGCCCAGCAGAGGTCGAAACTGGACTCCTTCATCGACCAGCTGTACAAAGAGATTGAGAGAG AAACGGGAGACTTTCTAAATGTCGAAGGCTCTGGCCTCTTTGTGCTTCAAAGTTCAT GCAACCACAGCTGTGTGCCCAATGCTGAGGCTTCCTTTCCTGACAACAACTTCCTGCTTCACCTCAGTGCCCTCAACGACATCGAGCCTGGCCAG GAGATCTGCATCAGTTACCTGGATTGCTGTCAACGGGACAGAAGCCGTCACAGCAGACACAAAATTCTAAG GGAGAACTACATGTTCATCTGCTCGTGTATAAAGTGTGAATCACAGGCCGACGAGCCCAACCTAACgtcagaggaggaagaggacgatGAAGAAGCGGAAGGAGAAACGGAGGGTGACGACATGGAAGATGAAATGACTGATGtgtga